A window of the Oncorhynchus kisutch isolate 150728-3 linkage group LG12, Okis_V2, whole genome shotgun sequence genome harbors these coding sequences:
- the LOC109901156 gene encoding clathrin light chain A isoform X2 has product MDDFDMLSAPQAAAGNGTDEDPAAAFLAQQESEIAGIENDEGFSILDSGEVPTSLDNNLTGDANDAVDGAVNGDIHEESNGPSDAYSAISSADRLQAEPESLRKWREEQRERLEVLDANSRKQESEWKDKAKVELEEWHTRQDEQLEKTKVNNRVLDEDFYKQPFSDLIGYVAAEEAMLSDMDENNPGTEWERVARLCDFNPKSSKQAKDVSRMRSVLISLKQAPLVR; this is encoded by the exons ATGGACGATTTTGACATGCTCAGCGCACCACAGGCTGCGGCCGGCAATGGGACGGACGAAGACCCCGCTGCCGCATTCTTGGCCCAGCAAGAAAGCGAGATCGCGGGGATTGAGAACGACGAAGGATTCAGCATCCTGGACAGCGGAGAGGTTCCAACGTCGCTAGACAACAATCTGACAGGCGACGCAAACG ATGCAGTGGATGGTGCTGTTAATGGGGACATTCATGAG GAGAGCAACGGCCCGTCTGATGCATACTCAGCCATCTCCAGTGCCGACCGGCTGCAGGCTGAGCCAGAGAGCCTGCGTAAatggagggaggagcagagagagaggctcgAGGTCCTAG ATGCTAACTCTCGTAAGCAGGAGTCTGAGTGGAAGGACAAAGCCAAGGTAGAGCTGGAGGAGTGGCACACTAGACAGGACGAGCAGCTGGAGAAGACTAAAGTGAACAACCG GGTGCTGGATGAGGATTTCTACAAACAACCCTTCTCTGACCTGATTGGTTATGT AGCGGCCGAGGAGGCCATGCTGTCGGACATGGACGAGAACAACCCGGGCACCGAGTGGGAGCGAGTGGCGCGCCTCTGCGACTTCAACCCAAAGTCCAGCAAGCAGGCTAAAGACGTGTCCCGCATGCGCTCTGTCCTCATCTCCCTCAAGCAGGCCCCTCTGGTCCGCTAA
- the LOC109901156 gene encoding clathrin light chain A isoform X1: protein MDDFDMLSAPQAAAGNGTDEDPAAAFLAQQESEIAGIENDEGFSILDSGEVPTSLDNNLTGDANDAVDGAVNGDIHEESNGPSDAYSAISSADRLQAEPESLRKWREEQRERLEVLDANSRKQESEWKDKAKVELEEWHTRQDEQLEKTKVNNRVLDEDFYKQPFSDLIGYVTHINHPCYRLDQAAEEAMLSDMDENNPGTEWERVARLCDFNPKSSKQAKDVSRMRSVLISLKQAPLVR from the exons ATGGACGATTTTGACATGCTCAGCGCACCACAGGCTGCGGCCGGCAATGGGACGGACGAAGACCCCGCTGCCGCATTCTTGGCCCAGCAAGAAAGCGAGATCGCGGGGATTGAGAACGACGAAGGATTCAGCATCCTGGACAGCGGAGAGGTTCCAACGTCGCTAGACAACAATCTGACAGGCGACGCAAACG ATGCAGTGGATGGTGCTGTTAATGGGGACATTCATGAG GAGAGCAACGGCCCGTCTGATGCATACTCAGCCATCTCCAGTGCCGACCGGCTGCAGGCTGAGCCAGAGAGCCTGCGTAAatggagggaggagcagagagagaggctcgAGGTCCTAG ATGCTAACTCTCGTAAGCAGGAGTCTGAGTGGAAGGACAAAGCCAAGGTAGAGCTGGAGGAGTGGCACACTAGACAGGACGAGCAGCTGGAGAAGACTAAAGTGAACAACCG GGTGCTGGATGAGGATTTCTACAAACAACCCTTCTCTGACCTGATTGGTTATGT CACACACATTAACCATCCTTGCTACCGCCTAGACca AGCGGCCGAGGAGGCCATGCTGTCGGACATGGACGAGAACAACCCGGGCACCGAGTGGGAGCGAGTGGCGCGCCTCTGCGACTTCAACCCAAAGTCCAGCAAGCAGGCTAAAGACGTGTCCCGCATGCGCTCTGTCCTCATCTCCCTCAAGCAGGCCCCTCTGGTCCGCTAA
- the LOC109901156 gene encoding clathrin light chain A isoform X3, producing the protein MDDFDMLSAPQAAAGNGTDEDPAAAFLAQQESEIAGIENDEGFSILDSGEVPTSLDNNLTGDANDAVDGAVNGDIHEESNGPSDAYSAISSADRLQAEPESLRKWREEQRERLEVLDANSRKQESEWKDKAKVELEEWHTRQDEQLEKTKVNNRAAEEAMLSDMDENNPGTEWERVARLCDFNPKSSKQAKDVSRMRSVLISLKQAPLVR; encoded by the exons ATGGACGATTTTGACATGCTCAGCGCACCACAGGCTGCGGCCGGCAATGGGACGGACGAAGACCCCGCTGCCGCATTCTTGGCCCAGCAAGAAAGCGAGATCGCGGGGATTGAGAACGACGAAGGATTCAGCATCCTGGACAGCGGAGAGGTTCCAACGTCGCTAGACAACAATCTGACAGGCGACGCAAACG ATGCAGTGGATGGTGCTGTTAATGGGGACATTCATGAG GAGAGCAACGGCCCGTCTGATGCATACTCAGCCATCTCCAGTGCCGACCGGCTGCAGGCTGAGCCAGAGAGCCTGCGTAAatggagggaggagcagagagagaggctcgAGGTCCTAG ATGCTAACTCTCGTAAGCAGGAGTCTGAGTGGAAGGACAAAGCCAAGGTAGAGCTGGAGGAGTGGCACACTAGACAGGACGAGCAGCTGGAGAAGACTAAAGTGAACAACCG AGCGGCCGAGGAGGCCATGCTGTCGGACATGGACGAGAACAACCCGGGCACCGAGTGGGAGCGAGTGGCGCGCCTCTGCGACTTCAACCCAAAGTCCAGCAAGCAGGCTAAAGACGTGTCCCGCATGCGCTCTGTCCTCATCTCCCTCAAGCAGGCCCCTCTGGTCCGCTAA
- the LOC109901156 gene encoding clathrin light chain A isoform X4, whose protein sequence is MKKMYAVDGAVNGDIHEESNGPSDAYSAISSADRLQAEPESLRKWREEQRERLEVLDANSRKQESEWKDKAKVELEEWHTRQDEQLEKTKVNNRAAEEAMLSDMDENNPGTEWERVARLCDFNPKSSKQAKDVSRMRSVLISLKQAPLVR, encoded by the exons ATGAAGAAAATGT ATGCAGTGGATGGTGCTGTTAATGGGGACATTCATGAG GAGAGCAACGGCCCGTCTGATGCATACTCAGCCATCTCCAGTGCCGACCGGCTGCAGGCTGAGCCAGAGAGCCTGCGTAAatggagggaggagcagagagagaggctcgAGGTCCTAG ATGCTAACTCTCGTAAGCAGGAGTCTGAGTGGAAGGACAAAGCCAAGGTAGAGCTGGAGGAGTGGCACACTAGACAGGACGAGCAGCTGGAGAAGACTAAAGTGAACAACCG AGCGGCCGAGGAGGCCATGCTGTCGGACATGGACGAGAACAACCCGGGCACCGAGTGGGAGCGAGTGGCGCGCCTCTGCGACTTCAACCCAAAGTCCAGCAAGCAGGCTAAAGACGTGTCCCGCATGCGCTCTGTCCTCATCTCCCTCAAGCAGGCCCCTCTGGTCCGCTAA